The following coding sequences are from one Triplophysa dalaica isolate WHDGS20190420 chromosome 12, ASM1584641v1, whole genome shotgun sequence window:
- the dennd3b gene encoding DENN domain-containing protein 3 isoform X2 — protein MSMADPLPSGLLEACVVVGPSNDKLKEVYESFLQENGSPLPLLDPEVLQVHAPPFVTKGSVNEPGVGNISRTQRRFSFIKKKNDRHLANAGKAKEETTEDVSVPKDLDLVALPQLCFPGCLQVSQEQLEEKFHFLVFTDVFGNQSHGVVLQYYKPVQERMLNHRFLSKLPRLYSAYGICIISKHPYYNALKDCLSSFYVSSLLGRIKTCQNTDMEEEVKDFSAKLALVPIPPPGRLHVMFTLRPVTIVLPSKEDKHHPVIDLDLHLPFLCFGSKELLQIISSILTEQRMVFFSSDWAKLTLIAECFMLYIRPLRWQHPLVPTLSRQMLDFVMAPTPFLMGCHLSHYEEVAMETDDLILINIDEGTVSSSDYHELDLPGAPQTAAECFKRRRKGLQLHYDLEVLHKAICRDANELRMQRRCWQNKLNGDIQNITLELIVNMFRDVADHLNYEHRVFNTDEFLKTREPGDQPFYKKVLETHIFHSFLKDRLDGKLDTFTRMEQITRTEDQKWKASLDFCRRRTVKEMALKNDRPDTGLNKRLGMSLPNLGGETHPSVLRHMSPTKIIPEIPLNIPAEPVKMFKLIDFPPPLSYPHVCHYFGDLVLQLNKAISATPPHDSNLLARYYYLRGLVNMLNSKRLDALSDFQNLYKTDMEIFPEELVRVLVGSLQMEEKAQAERRSELRWLISKVKSNDKSEHVESHGCVKKFKLPKSPMQLEEFVKCTQESGIVRDVATIQRLFEALAVGEQKQIDPEMFRVFYTFWKETEAETQDLHLPDEVIEHLDSSECVYKLSNSLNTSYGVGKIAMTQKRLFLLTTGRPGYVEITKFRDIEEVKISAAPFLVLRIPSLKIKNRLKKEIFEANLKSECELWNLMVKEMWAGRIMADNHKDPQYVEQALTNVLLMDAVVSCLQTQKPILALSKLAYYERLRHEAPMIIPKPTAETLKHKINPSQNMRSIQSVDVLLYTPGQLTFSADLDGNPKLWCALSCGKVVVFDAVSWSLLQNCIDLGDSQLNCMMGLDGEQLWIGSQDSVIYIINTRSMLCHKQLTEHRGEVTDFALEKLSHGPSQAQVYSCSADGTVIVWDVPSLKVKRRVHLTCDRLQSIQVHDNLWCCARDCVMELRHNGCLLRKISLQEDVKTKASAFSRITLHMERKQIWTSFTDSAELCIFHSSDPTKPPKRVTLPDCCGVTCMIRVKDQVWIGCSSGVTGLSKVVGKIFVLDSESLVVEKELEAHEDCVRTLFSAEDRYVLSGSARLDGKIAIWRVD, from the exons ATGTCAATGGCAGATCCACTGCCTTCAGGATTGCTGGAAGCATGTGTTGTTGTTGGACCTTCGAATGATAAACTTAAGGAGGTGTATGAG TCTTTTCTGCAGGAAAACGGAAGTCCTTTACCTCTACTTGATCCTGAGGTCCTGCAGGTTCATGCACCCCCGTTCGTGACCAAAGGGAGCGTTAATGAACCAGGTGTTGGAAACATCAGCCGCACTCAACGGcggttttctttcattaaaaagaaaaacgacAGACACTTAGCCAACGCTGGAAAAGCCAAGGAAGAAACCACAGAGGATGTCAGCGTTCCTAAAGACCTGGACCTGGTGGCCCTGCCACAACTTTGCTTTCCAG GATGTCTTCAGGTATCTCAGGAGCAGCTGGAAGAAAAATTCCACTTCCTTGTGTTTACTGACGTCTTTGGAAACCAGTCACATGGGGTAGTTCTCCAGTACTATAAACCAGTACAG GAACGGATGTTAAATCATCGGTTCTTATCCAAGCTTCCACGTCTCTACAGTGCCTATGGGATTTGCATCATATCAAAACATCCGTATTACAATGCTCTCAAGGACTGTCTGTCTAG TTTTTATGTCTCTAGCCTCTTAGGTCGGAtcaaaacctgtcaaaatacTGATATGGAGGAGGAAGTGAAGGACTTCTCTGCCAAACTGGCTCTTGTGCCAATTCCTCCCCCTGGTCGGCTGCATGTG ATGTTCACCCTGCGTCCTGTAACAATTGTACTTCCATCCAAAGAAGATAAACATCATCCTGTTATTGACCTGGATCTTCATCTGCCATTCCTCTGCTTCGGGTCCAAAGAGCTGCTGCAG ATTATAAGCAGTATACTCACAGAACAGCGTATGGTGTTCTTCTCTTCAGACTGGGCCAAACTAACTCTGATCGCTGAGTGCTTCATGCTGTATATTCGACCTCTGCGCTGGCAGCACCCGCTGGTGCCCACACTGTCCCGACAGATGCTTGACTTTGTCATGGCACCGACCCCATTCCTCATGGGATGCCACCTGAGCCACTATGAGGAAGTAGCCATG GAGACAGATGATCTTATTTTGATCAATATTGATGAAGGAACAGTGAGCTCTTCTGACTATCATGAGCTCGACCTTCCAGGAGCCCCTCAGACAGCTGCTGAGTGTTTCAAGAGGCG AAGGAAAGGGCTTCAGTTACACTATGACCTGGAAGTGCTTCATAAGGCCATCTGTAGAGATGCCAATGAGCTGCGTATGCAGAGAAGATGCTGGCAAAACAAACTCAATGGGGATATTCAGAACATCACCCTTGAGCTCATCGTGAACATGTTTAG AGATGTTGCTGATCACCTAAATTATGAGCACAGGGTTTTTAACACAGATGAATTTCTGAAGACCAGGGAACCAGGAGACcaaccgttttataaaaag GTCCTagaaacacacattttccaTTCGTTCTTAAAAGACCGTTTGGATGGAAAGTTGGATACATTTACCAGAATGGAGCAGATCACTCGGACAGAAGACCAAAA ATGGAAAGCATCATTGGATTTCTGTCGCAGACGCACCGTCAAGGAGATGGCTCTGAAAAATGATCGGCCGGACACCGGTTTGAATAAACGTCTTGGCATGAGTCTCCCTAACCTGGGAGGAGAGACTCACCCGAGTGTCCTCAGACACATGTCTCCAACGAAGATCATTCCAGAAATAC CTCTAAATATACCAGCCGAACCTGTCAAGATGTTCAAACTGATCGACTTCCCTCCTCCCTTGAGCTACCCCCACGTGTGTCATTACTTTGGAGATCTTGTCCTCCAGCTGAACAAAGCCATCTCAGCCACCCCGCCCCATGACTCCAACCTGCTGGCCAGGTACTACTACCTGCGCGGCCTTGTCAACATGCTCAACTCGAAGCGCTTGGATGCCCTCAGTGACTTCCAGAACCTGTACAAAACAGATATGGAGATCTTTCCGGAGGAGCTGGTAAGGGTGCTGGTGGGCTCTCTGCAGATGGAGGAGAAAGCCCAGGCAGAGAGGAGATCTGAGCTTAGGTGGCTTATTTCTAAAGTGAAGAGCAATGATAAGAGCGAGCATGTGGAATCACATGGTTGCGTGAAGAAGTTCAAGCTTCCTAAGAGTCCGATGCAACTGGAGGAGTTTGTGAAGTGCACTCAGGAATCTGGGATTGTCCGGGACGTGGCCACCATCCAGAGATTGTTCGAGGCTCTCGCTGTCG GAGAGCAAAAACAAATAGATCCGGAGATGTTCCGTGTGTTTTACACTTTCTGGAAGGAAACGGAGGCGGAGACACAAGATCTTCACCTACCTGATGAGGTGATAGAACATTTAGACAGCAGTGAGTGTGTGTACAAGCTGTCCAACTCTTTGAACACCAGTTATGGCGTTGGTAAAATTGCCATGACCCAGAAGAGGCTCTTCCTGCTGACCACAGGCAGGCCGGGTTATGTCGAGATCACCAAGTTCAGAGACATTGAG GAAGTGAAGATATCCGCGGCTCCATTCCTGGTGTTGAGGATCCCGTCTCTGAAGATCAAGAACCGACTGAAGAAGGAGATATTTGAGGCTAATTTAAAATCCGAGTGTGAACTGTGGAACCTGATGGTCAAGGAGATGTGGGCTGGGAGAATAATGGCAGACAACCATAAG GACCCTCAGTATGTGGAACAGGCTCTGACTAATGTCCTGCTCATGGATGCAGTGGTGAGCTGCTTACAGACACAGAAACCCATTCTTGCTCTCTCCAAACTTGCATATTATGAAAGGTTACGCCATGAAG CTCCCATGATTATTCCCAAACCTACAGCCGAGACACTGAAGCACAAGATTAATCCATCTCAGAACATGAGGAGCATTCAGTCTGTTGACGTTTTGCTTTACACGCCAG GACAGCTAACTTTTTCTGCTGATCTGGATGGGAACCCTAAGCTCTGGTGTGCTCTCAGCTGTGGGAAAGTGGTTGTGTTTGATGCTGTTAGTTGGTCCCTGCTACAAAACTGCATTGATTTAGGAGATTCTCAACTG AACTGCATGATGGGATTGGACGGGGAGCAGTTGTGGATTGGTTCTCAGGACTCTGTCATTTACATAATCAACACTCGCAGTATGCTGTGTCACAAACAGCTGACGGAGCACCGCGGAGAGGTCACCGATTTCGCCCTGGAGAAGCTGAGCCACGGACCCAG CCAGGCGCAGGTGTATTCATGTAGTGCAGATGGCACTGTCATCGTCTGGGACGTCCCCTCTCTGAAGGTGAAGAGACGGGTTCATCTGACCTGTGACAGATTACAGTCCATTCAAGTCCACGACAATTTATGGTGTT GTGCCAGAGACTGTGTGATGGAGCTGAGACACAATGGATGTCTGCTTCGTAAGATTTCTCTCCAAGAAGATGTAAAAACAAAAGCCAGTGCCTTCAGCAGGATCACACTGCACATGGAG agaAAACAGATCTGGACAAGTTTCACAGACTCAGCAGAGCTGTGTATATTTCACTCCTCTGACCCAACGAAACCACCCAAACGTGTCACACTTCCTGACTGCTGTGGGGTGACCTGTATGATCAGGGTGAAGGATCAG GTCTGGATTGGGTGTAGCAGTGGTGTGACTGGTCTTAGCAAGGTTGTGGGGAAGATCTTTGTGTTGGACTCGGAGAGCCTGGTGGTTGAGAAAGAGCTTGAAGCCCATGAAGACTGCGTACGAACACTCTTCTCAGCAGAGGACCGATATGTTCTCAGTGGTTCTGCGAGGCTTGATGGCAAAATTGCCATCTGGAGAGTTGATTAA
- the dennd3b gene encoding DENN domain-containing protein 3 isoform X3, whose translation MSMADPLPSGLLEACVVVGPSNDKLKEVYESFLQENGSPLPLLDPEVLQVHAPPFVTKGSVNEPGVGNISRTQRRFSFIKKKNDRHLANAGKAKEETTEDVSVPKDLDLVALPQLCFPGCLQVSQEQLEEKFHFLVFTDVFGNQSHGVVLQYYKPVQERMLNHRFLSKLPRLYSAYGICIISKHPYYNALKDCLSSLLGRIKTCQNTDMEEEVKDFSAKLALVPIPPPGRLHVMFTLRPVTIVLPSKEDKHHPVIDLDLHLPFLCFGSKELLQIISSILTEQRMVFFSSDWAKLTLIAECFMLYIRPLRWQHPLVPTLSRQMLDFVMAPTPFLMGCHLSHYEEVAMETDDLILINIDEGTVSSSDYHELDLPGAPQTAAECFKRRRKGLQLHYDLEVLHKAICRDANELRMQRRCWQNKLNGDIQNITLELIVNMFRDVADHLNYEHRVFNTDEFLKTREPGDQPFYKKVLETHIFHSFLKDRLDGKLDTFTRMEQITRTEDQKWKASLDFCRRRTVKEMALKNDRPDTGLNKRLGMSLPNLGGETHPSVLRHMSPTKIIPEIPLNIPAEPVKMFKLIDFPPPLSYPHVCHYFGDLVLQLNKAISATPPHDSNLLARYYYLRGLVNMLNSKRLDALSDFQNLYKTDMEIFPEELVRVLVGSLQMEEKAQAERRSELRWLISKVKSNDKSEHVESHGCVKKFKLPKSPMQLEEFVKCTQESGIVRDVATIQRLFEALAVGEQKQIDPEMFRVFYTFWKETEAETQDLHLPDEVIEHLDSSECVYKLSNSLNTSYGVGKIAMTQKRLFLLTTGRPGYVEITKFRDIEEVKISAAPFLVLRIPSLKIKNRLKKEIFEANLKSECELWNLMVKEMWAGRIMADNHKDPQYVEQALTNVLLMDAVVSCLQTQKPILALSKLAYYERLRHEAPMIIPKPTAETLKHKINPSQNMRSIQSVDVLLYTPGQLTFSADLDGNPKLWCALSCGKVVVFDAVSWSLLQNCIDLGDSQLNCMMGLDGEQLWIGSQDSVIYIINTRSMLCHKQLTEHRGEVTDFALEKLSHGPSQAQVYSCSADGTVIVWDVPSLKVKRRVHLTCDRLQSIQVHDNLWCCARDCVMELRHNGCLLRKISLQEDVKTKASAFSRITLHMERKQIWTSFTDSAELCIFHSSDPTKPPKRVTLPDCCGVTCMIRVKDQVWIGCSSGVTGLSKVVGKIFVLDSESLVVEKELEAHEDCVRTLFSAEDRYVLSGSARLDGKIAIWRVD comes from the exons ATGTCAATGGCAGATCCACTGCCTTCAGGATTGCTGGAAGCATGTGTTGTTGTTGGACCTTCGAATGATAAACTTAAGGAGGTGTATGAG TCTTTTCTGCAGGAAAACGGAAGTCCTTTACCTCTACTTGATCCTGAGGTCCTGCAGGTTCATGCACCCCCGTTCGTGACCAAAGGGAGCGTTAATGAACCAGGTGTTGGAAACATCAGCCGCACTCAACGGcggttttctttcattaaaaagaaaaacgacAGACACTTAGCCAACGCTGGAAAAGCCAAGGAAGAAACCACAGAGGATGTCAGCGTTCCTAAAGACCTGGACCTGGTGGCCCTGCCACAACTTTGCTTTCCAG GATGTCTTCAGGTATCTCAGGAGCAGCTGGAAGAAAAATTCCACTTCCTTGTGTTTACTGACGTCTTTGGAAACCAGTCACATGGGGTAGTTCTCCAGTACTATAAACCAGTACAG GAACGGATGTTAAATCATCGGTTCTTATCCAAGCTTCCACGTCTCTACAGTGCCTATGGGATTTGCATCATATCAAAACATCCGTATTACAATGCTCTCAAGGACTGTCTGTCTAG CCTCTTAGGTCGGAtcaaaacctgtcaaaatacTGATATGGAGGAGGAAGTGAAGGACTTCTCTGCCAAACTGGCTCTTGTGCCAATTCCTCCCCCTGGTCGGCTGCATGTG ATGTTCACCCTGCGTCCTGTAACAATTGTACTTCCATCCAAAGAAGATAAACATCATCCTGTTATTGACCTGGATCTTCATCTGCCATTCCTCTGCTTCGGGTCCAAAGAGCTGCTGCAG ATTATAAGCAGTATACTCACAGAACAGCGTATGGTGTTCTTCTCTTCAGACTGGGCCAAACTAACTCTGATCGCTGAGTGCTTCATGCTGTATATTCGACCTCTGCGCTGGCAGCACCCGCTGGTGCCCACACTGTCCCGACAGATGCTTGACTTTGTCATGGCACCGACCCCATTCCTCATGGGATGCCACCTGAGCCACTATGAGGAAGTAGCCATG GAGACAGATGATCTTATTTTGATCAATATTGATGAAGGAACAGTGAGCTCTTCTGACTATCATGAGCTCGACCTTCCAGGAGCCCCTCAGACAGCTGCTGAGTGTTTCAAGAGGCG AAGGAAAGGGCTTCAGTTACACTATGACCTGGAAGTGCTTCATAAGGCCATCTGTAGAGATGCCAATGAGCTGCGTATGCAGAGAAGATGCTGGCAAAACAAACTCAATGGGGATATTCAGAACATCACCCTTGAGCTCATCGTGAACATGTTTAG AGATGTTGCTGATCACCTAAATTATGAGCACAGGGTTTTTAACACAGATGAATTTCTGAAGACCAGGGAACCAGGAGACcaaccgttttataaaaag GTCCTagaaacacacattttccaTTCGTTCTTAAAAGACCGTTTGGATGGAAAGTTGGATACATTTACCAGAATGGAGCAGATCACTCGGACAGAAGACCAAAA ATGGAAAGCATCATTGGATTTCTGTCGCAGACGCACCGTCAAGGAGATGGCTCTGAAAAATGATCGGCCGGACACCGGTTTGAATAAACGTCTTGGCATGAGTCTCCCTAACCTGGGAGGAGAGACTCACCCGAGTGTCCTCAGACACATGTCTCCAACGAAGATCATTCCAGAAATAC CTCTAAATATACCAGCCGAACCTGTCAAGATGTTCAAACTGATCGACTTCCCTCCTCCCTTGAGCTACCCCCACGTGTGTCATTACTTTGGAGATCTTGTCCTCCAGCTGAACAAAGCCATCTCAGCCACCCCGCCCCATGACTCCAACCTGCTGGCCAGGTACTACTACCTGCGCGGCCTTGTCAACATGCTCAACTCGAAGCGCTTGGATGCCCTCAGTGACTTCCAGAACCTGTACAAAACAGATATGGAGATCTTTCCGGAGGAGCTGGTAAGGGTGCTGGTGGGCTCTCTGCAGATGGAGGAGAAAGCCCAGGCAGAGAGGAGATCTGAGCTTAGGTGGCTTATTTCTAAAGTGAAGAGCAATGATAAGAGCGAGCATGTGGAATCACATGGTTGCGTGAAGAAGTTCAAGCTTCCTAAGAGTCCGATGCAACTGGAGGAGTTTGTGAAGTGCACTCAGGAATCTGGGATTGTCCGGGACGTGGCCACCATCCAGAGATTGTTCGAGGCTCTCGCTGTCG GAGAGCAAAAACAAATAGATCCGGAGATGTTCCGTGTGTTTTACACTTTCTGGAAGGAAACGGAGGCGGAGACACAAGATCTTCACCTACCTGATGAGGTGATAGAACATTTAGACAGCAGTGAGTGTGTGTACAAGCTGTCCAACTCTTTGAACACCAGTTATGGCGTTGGTAAAATTGCCATGACCCAGAAGAGGCTCTTCCTGCTGACCACAGGCAGGCCGGGTTATGTCGAGATCACCAAGTTCAGAGACATTGAG GAAGTGAAGATATCCGCGGCTCCATTCCTGGTGTTGAGGATCCCGTCTCTGAAGATCAAGAACCGACTGAAGAAGGAGATATTTGAGGCTAATTTAAAATCCGAGTGTGAACTGTGGAACCTGATGGTCAAGGAGATGTGGGCTGGGAGAATAATGGCAGACAACCATAAG GACCCTCAGTATGTGGAACAGGCTCTGACTAATGTCCTGCTCATGGATGCAGTGGTGAGCTGCTTACAGACACAGAAACCCATTCTTGCTCTCTCCAAACTTGCATATTATGAAAGGTTACGCCATGAAG CTCCCATGATTATTCCCAAACCTACAGCCGAGACACTGAAGCACAAGATTAATCCATCTCAGAACATGAGGAGCATTCAGTCTGTTGACGTTTTGCTTTACACGCCAG GACAGCTAACTTTTTCTGCTGATCTGGATGGGAACCCTAAGCTCTGGTGTGCTCTCAGCTGTGGGAAAGTGGTTGTGTTTGATGCTGTTAGTTGGTCCCTGCTACAAAACTGCATTGATTTAGGAGATTCTCAACTG AACTGCATGATGGGATTGGACGGGGAGCAGTTGTGGATTGGTTCTCAGGACTCTGTCATTTACATAATCAACACTCGCAGTATGCTGTGTCACAAACAGCTGACGGAGCACCGCGGAGAGGTCACCGATTTCGCCCTGGAGAAGCTGAGCCACGGACCCAG CCAGGCGCAGGTGTATTCATGTAGTGCAGATGGCACTGTCATCGTCTGGGACGTCCCCTCTCTGAAGGTGAAGAGACGGGTTCATCTGACCTGTGACAGATTACAGTCCATTCAAGTCCACGACAATTTATGGTGTT GTGCCAGAGACTGTGTGATGGAGCTGAGACACAATGGATGTCTGCTTCGTAAGATTTCTCTCCAAGAAGATGTAAAAACAAAAGCCAGTGCCTTCAGCAGGATCACACTGCACATGGAG agaAAACAGATCTGGACAAGTTTCACAGACTCAGCAGAGCTGTGTATATTTCACTCCTCTGACCCAACGAAACCACCCAAACGTGTCACACTTCCTGACTGCTGTGGGGTGACCTGTATGATCAGGGTGAAGGATCAG GTCTGGATTGGGTGTAGCAGTGGTGTGACTGGTCTTAGCAAGGTTGTGGGGAAGATCTTTGTGTTGGACTCGGAGAGCCTGGTGGTTGAGAAAGAGCTTGAAGCCCATGAAGACTGCGTACGAACACTCTTCTCAGCAGAGGACCGATATGTTCTCAGTGGTTCTGCGAGGCTTGATGGCAAAATTGCCATCTGGAGAGTTGATTAA